In Drosophila subpulchrella strain 33 F10 #4 breed RU33 chromosome X, RU_Dsub_v1.1 Primary Assembly, whole genome shotgun sequence, the DNA window tagacAAAGTGTCGTACACGCATTTCACCGTGCAATTATAACATTAGCTCCAAAAATATCAGATACCAGTTTTTGTTAACACTTTTGAcatggttttatttttcacCCACATTTTGATTCATTTCAAAAatcgaaaaaacaaaaaggcaTAAAGCAAAAAAGGAATTCTGCAttagtaaaaatatttaagctaaattttagtttgtaaaaagaaaggaaaaaatgcattttaaagCAATAGtgcattatttaaaaaacactAAATTAGCGTTAGATAAGTGTAcaatgtttttatatatacatgCACTTTTTAACTGTTTAGTTGCTCTTAGTAttgattttatatattttttttgcgatAATCTTTGTAACGGTAGAGTGAACGTTTTGTAAGCGCATGAAATGCGCTGCGCTAGCAAAGGAAATGCCTTATAAAGCATATAAACCTAAATAGGGGAAGCCCTGCATATACacctaatatatatatatatatatattaatgcatacatatatgtgtTGATATATCCAAATAATTTGCTGTTTAAAGCGATATTATATTTatctaaaaattgtattccACTTTGATTGTTCAGTTTAAATAACCAAGTGCTAAGTTTTCAAAAGATTTGTCAAGTTCCTCAATAGTGTTAAATTTATCTTTCTCTTTGTACTTATCACAAACCACAGATAAATCAGACAGATCAGCCATAAAATGCAATTTGTATGTGCAAATCAAactatttaaattgaaggcaaTAAGAGAAAATGGAATCAATTCTGTACACAAATCAAATatgtaattgtaattgtaataatatataaattaatcgTTTGGTACTTTTCGTTTACGAATTTTGTTTCTCAACATGTAATTTTTTAAGCGTTCCTATAGGTTCAATTTTTCTATGCATGCAGGTATTAAATAAGTTCAGTAAAGCTTAAATCGTTGGGGATTTGCTTTCCCCTGCTGTGTACTAGgcaaaacaaagaaaaatgcAGAATAGCTTTCGATTCTCTATGATcgataaaaatatatcttgCAATCTTTAAATGGACGATTTAATACCATTGGATCGGTTTCCAATTATCGATTATATAATTGCTCATTTCTGTAATTGTTTTTGTGTAGTAACTTGTTTGCCATTTGttttgtatgtatgtttgtGTACAGCCAGAGACAgccatatataaatatatataacataATTATAAATGCATATGCGTGTCCGGTACTCCaataatttcagttaaaatgtaaGTGAAACGTTGACTATTAAGATCCCAATACACATTGTATAAAGGCAAAGCTATTTAATTCTATATAAAGTTTTGTTACCTATAAATCGGAATGTGTACTGCGATCAAATAGTGATCAATTCAATTGACTAAAACTTCGCCTTCTCTCTCCAGCCATCCTAAAAGTGTTCAATCCCCAAATACCCCGCAGTAGCTTGCTTTTGTTTCCCATTCTATGTCACACatcattatataaataatatatgaaCGTTTTGGTTTTGAATACAAGAAACTAGCATTGGGTTTATTAtggtaaatttaaattttactttCCTACGTATACAAAACTAAAGGGTATTATGCATATAGATCTAGATATAAACATACTTAAATAAAGGAAATGCCAATTTTTTAAAGCTTGAATTTATATGAACATATTTTTTAGACACTATacgctatatatatatattgatatatatatatggtagGAACACAAGGATGTGCCATAGGCGCCGTCGTCGTGTCgaagcaaaaacaaaacagagaaaGGAAAACCTGCAACATTTTTTGCTAAATGAatgtaataaaatttaaataaacctAGTCATTAAGTCCAAGATAAAatgaaaagtaaaataaatgctaaataaatttatatattaatgacaggcatatatacatatgtaattCGACgcaaaagaaagtaaaatctAGAAACCTACTCGATGCTTTAACTACAGAAAgcattttaaagatattttgttTGCCAtcttatatataatttatatattttttttgtttctgtttgtttgcttaaatacttcaatttaaatgtataaacaattaagTAACGAAGAGAAATAAATCAAGGTTCAACTAAAAGAACAAGAAATCAAACACAAAACAGAATCCTAATTATATATAGTAAGGAAAACTCATATTAAAGCCCAAGCTACAACTAAATGAAAAGACTACAACTGGAGGAGAACAAAATAAGTAAGTTTCTTACATTATCGCCGACACATTCAGACATCATTCATATGCATTAACTACAAATTTACAAATACAGCAACGCAAAACTACAGCATCTAACTAAAgaaatcaaagaaaaattcacatttaataaataaacacaAGAAATTCTTTGCAGGGCTATTATATAGTGAACAATGTTGCCATTTGATACCATTTTTTccacaaataaaaacacatttgatatataaatatatattactaTATATACCTTATATTCCGAATCAAATGgaattttttgtaattttgaTAGAAACATTcaaaacatattaaaaacgaaaaagaacaaaaacacaaaactGTGCGAACGAAACGTGTTACGAAAactatgaaaaataaatgcgAGAAATGCCTAAgaaaaatttgaattaaaGTAAAAACCTATTTATTTAAGAATGGAATGGGGGATATTACAGAAAGTTCGTTTAAAAAAGTGGTACGATTTTTGTAAAAGGTAAGTTTTATTATTGATTTTACTTTAGAATTCATTTCCAGCTAACTGTTTGGCCATCTGCCTTAATTTTAGATAGTTCAATAAACCAATCATAGAAATAAATCCCTATATTTTTGGCCTtaaaaatttagaattttGTAAAACGACATTAAATTACATAATTTACTAACTACAGACTGAAATATGGACCTTGAAACTCCTCGTTCATGAgctttttaaagattttaaataataaatttaaggTATACAACTATTTTCTAACTTCTAAAAATATAGCAAATGTACGATTTTGTAACTggatacatatatgtacatcaAAATAGACCCATCGAATGTTAAGGAAAGGAATTTGAAAAGTTTCCCCTGGATTAAACGTAGTGGTATCAGGATATATGATCTCATATCATAAATATATCATAgtatattttttgcatttcccTTTTTTAAGTCCCTGGAACAGACCTCCCACTTTCAAGTCGAATCGAACAAGCAAACCTTTGCAAATTTACGCATTTTAATGTCCTCGCAACGAAACTGACCAGAATCGGTGGAAGGGAGGATTTCGGCCTTCTCTGCCCGAAGACCTCTGCGTCGACGTCGAAGTCGGCAGAGGCAGCAGCTTCAGTCGACATAATTTTCAGTTTCCTTGCCGCATTTTGTGTGAGTTTCAGGGGGTTTTCGGTGGATTTTAGGAGGTATTTTTGGGGGGTTTTGGGGATGGGGCACGCACTGACTGCCCACTGGGCAAGCAAAAATAAGAAGAAGACGAAGATGGAGAGAAAGGGTTGCTCTGCttacgtgtgtgtgtgtgtgtttgcggACCTTTGCTTGGCAGGCATTTTATTTATGCTGCGTGGTCGTTTCTTCGTAACCCCCCTCCCTTGCTTTGCactttttatacccattaGAGGTACATCCATGAgggtatattttatttgcgaaAATTATGCAACATATATTTGACAACCTTTTAAAAAGTGTCATTTCTTATGGCGGAAAACTGGGATTgagattttagtcaaaaatacggtggtttttcaatcgtattttggccaaatcaaggcgtacagctaaaggaccgactgttttgaacagCTTGCTAGTTATGCTAACAATCCGCATCACTtaaaggaaaatttatttttttgccaattttctcattttttgtaaggggttacatcatctatttttgcgaaaaatggcaaaaatcaaagatttccaggtttgaatgccaatggattggaaattaagcaacgagctcaacgaggtacgACATTCCTCGATCTGACGCTTACTTTCTTTATAGCAGCCAAAAAGCTGAATTCTTAGGGCGAAAAAATGGGATTCAGATGTTgtcaaaaatacgagattcagattttagtcaaaaatacgatttttctttccagtttttcaatcgtagtttggTCAAATCAAGACGTACAGCTAAaggaccgactgttttgaacagcttgctacctatgctaacgatcctcaTCACTTttagtaaaatttattttttgtccaattttctcattttttgtaaggggttacatcaccattttttgcgaaaaatggcaaaaattaaaaatttccaggtttgaatgccagtagattgcaatttaaattacgagctcaacgaggtatgacattcctcgaTCTGACGCTTATTTTTTTCATAGCAGCCAAAAAACTGCATTTTTTGGGCGAAAAAATGGGATTCCGATTTTAGTCAAGAAACGATTTTTCTTtccagtttttcaatcgtagttgggcaaatcaaggcgtacagctaaaataCCGACTGTTCTGAGCAGTttgctaaatatgctaacgatcctcaTCACTTTTaggaaaatgtattttttggccaattttatcattttttgtaaggggttacatcatctatttttgcgaaaagtgggaaaaatgtaaaaattttcaggtttgaatgccaatggattgAAAATTAAACCACGATTCCAACGAGGTATGGCATTCCTCATTtggacttttttttttaataaagcaCCCAAAAAAGGTGTAAAAATGGGATTCagatttttgtcaaaaatactCTTTTTCCTTACGGTTTTTTAATCGTAGTTTGGCCAAATCAAGGAGTACAgcaaaaagaccgactgttttgaacagCTTGCTAGTTATGCTAACAATCCCTATCactttaagaaaaatttaattttttactcAATTTCGCATTTTTGGTAAGGGGTAACATAACctttttttgcgaaaagtggcaaaaactaaaaattttcaggtttgaatgccaatggattggaaattaagctACGAACTACTATGCCAGCCAAAACACGGAGTTTTAAGGGCGGACAATTAAATAGTAAACAATTGCACAGTAGccttttttaagatttaaaaaaatatcctaGGCAGCTGGGAGAATAGCTTCTCAATCAGAATCAGTACTCGCATTCATTATTCAGTGTCGTTCAGTTTCGtgtaaaacaaaattttagaTTCGTACAAAAATAAACTATGGACGGAAAAAAACGTAGAAATGCTCTTCAAACCCGcgtttacaattttaaaaaagttgcGCGCGTGACAAACAATGGCTTCCTGAACTTCTTGAGGCAGTATAAAAAGGCGCACTGCGGGGTTTCCCCGAAGGACATGGTACGTTTCGGAGCCAGACAGTGGAATCAGTTGACCCTTGATGATCaggatttttataaaaatttggtAAGCACAGGAAATATCTTAGTCGTGACTGATATCTACCAATTACTAACAATCGTGCGTTAGACAGAACCTGTGACCGTTATAAAAAGTGCACCCCAGTCCCAAGGGGGAAACCCCGGTAAATCTGAGCGGGAGAAACGCACCACAGTTCGCTCTCCCAGTGCCCGCGAGAGGGAGTCCAAGAACAAGAAGAAATGGAAGCCATCCAAGTCCATAAAGAGGAGACCCAGCCCTGTGCTGAGGACTCTCGACCCATGTCGTCTGGGCTCCGCCGTAGCCAAAATTAATTTCGTGCGCAAGTTTCAGAGGGAGAACAACGATTTGACGGCAAGTGATCTAGTTAAAAAGTCAACTCATCTTTGGGTCCGTCTGCATGGACGCCAGCGCCAACAATATGAGAGTCCGCTTTGGTAAAGTTGTCTAAATGTAAAGCTTTACtcaaacaataataataacactTTTCAATTTCAGCCGTATTAATATGTGTAAATTTAAAGCGAACAAAGTCTTGTAAATCGTACATTTCACTCTtcaataaaatacatatatgttaTCTATTACCACTAAAAAGGATATTTACAAATCAAGAAGATTAACCGGCAGCGCACATCgattataaaacaaataaagaaCTTTATTTCGGAAACCAGAAGCTTAGTTTCGATCAAAAATACTATTTTGTAGTGTATTTTTAGGTAtcacaaggaagaacgctatagtcgagtacctcgactatcagatacccgttactcagctaaaaagaccaaaggaaaatggagatatgcaagcagcaaagcgagattgaaatgcgccacctaccggcggtagacagatttaagcgatgtgggcgttggagtgggcgtggcaaagtttttttttggatcaatcgataggtattgacgagaccaatacatttcagttaaaattttttatctagcatgaaaattgtgggcgccacaggcttaggcggtttgtgggcgtggcatattcgcgtaacaaacttgcgctgcgctcaagcttacggaatctaaatctgaaatcccatttctctatctttgatattttccgagatatcctcgttcatatttacgattttttgaagtttgtgggcgtaaaagtgggcgtggcaaagtttttttgggttaattgataggtattgatgagaacaatacatttcagttaaaatttttattctagcatgaaaactgtaggagtcacagttttgggcggtttgtgggcgttagagtgggcgtggcaccctactgaaacaaacttgcgctgcgtaagaagctcaggaatctgcacgcctagctctcatagtttccgagatctcagcgttcatccggacagacagacagacggacatggctagatcgactcggctggtgatcctgatcaagaatatatatactttatggggtcggaaacgcttccttctgcctgttacatactttccgacgaaactagtatacccttttactctacgagtaacgggtataaatacgaATTTTCATtccagtttttcaatcgtagtttggtcaaatcaaggcgtacagctaaaataCCGACTGTtctgagcagcttgctaaatatgctaacgatcctcaTCACTTTTaggaaaatgtattttttggccaattttatcattttttgtaaggggttacatcatctatttttgcgaaaagtggcataaattaaaaattttcaggtttgaatgccaatggattggaaattaagctACGAACTACTATGCCAGCCAAAACACGGAGTTTTAAGGGCTGACAAATAAATAGTAAACAATTTCACAGCAGccttttttaagatttaaaaaaaatatcctaGACAGCTGGGAGAATAGCTTCTCAATCAGAATCAGTACTCGCattccttaaaaaaaatattcaacttaGCAAaggatatattaaaataattttagagAAGTTCACGACTTGAATGTTCGAAGACGAATGAACTGATGCCCAAATTTCAGCTGGAAGTTAAAAGCAACTGCCTACTATGTTTGAAATTTGCTGGTTAGTTAAAAGCAAGAGCCTACTtgcaataaatattattatatattatataaatgaaataaataaatatatataaaccaCCGATGCTCAACCGATTTTTCAGCCAGCCTagaaaattaatgaaaatttaTAGTTTGGCCAATTTTTGCCTTTTTCATTATgcttttttgcaaaaaattaaataataataaacaacacAGTAGCCTTTTTtaggatttaaaaaaaaatcctagGCAGCTGGGAGAACGACTTCTCAGTCAGAATCAGTACTCGCATTCATAATTCAGCGTCGACAGTATCGAGTAAGAACAAAATTTTAGATTCGTACAAAAATAAACTATGGACGGAACAAAACCTAGAAATGATATTCAAGCCCCTGTATATAAGTTCCAGAAGGTAGCGCGCATGACAAACAATGGGTACCTGAACTTCTTAACTGAATATAAGAAGATGTTCTGCGGGCTTTCCCCAAAGGACATGGTACGTTTCGGAGCCAGACAGTGGAATCAGTTGACCCTTAAAGAAAAAGAACTCTTTAAAAACACGGTAAGTAGGAAATatcttaatttttaataatatctgCCAATTACTAACAAACGTGAGTTAGAAGGATCCTGTGACCGTTACAAAAAGTGCTCCTCAGGAGCTTGAGAATCAGTCCCAAGGGGAAAACCCCGGTAAATCTGATCGTTTGAAATGCAGCCCAGTTCGCTCTCCCAGTGCCCGTGAGCGGGAGTCCAAGAACAAGAAGAAAGGGAAGCCATCCAAGTCCAAGTCCATAAAGAAGAGACCCAGCCTTGTGCTGAAGACCCTCGACCCAAGTCGTCTGGGCTCCGCCGTAGCCTTTATTCACTTCATGCGCAAGTTTCAGAAGAAGAACAACAATTTGAAGGCGAATGATCTACTAAACAAGGGAACTCGTCTTTGGTGCCGTCTGCATGGAAGCCAGCGCCAACAATATGAGAGTCCGCTTTGGTAAAGTTGTCTAAATGTAAATCCTTACACAAGCAATAATATCTTCCCTTTTTTCAGGGTTGTGAGGACTGGATAGGAACACTATTCAATTTCAGCCGTGTTAATATGTGTAAATTTGAAGCGAACAATATCTTATCTATTACCTAAAAGATATTTACAAAACAAGAAGATTAACCGGCAGCGCACACGGATTAgcgtataaatatataatacaaTTACGGAACTTTACTTCGGAATCCCGAAGTTTAGTTTTGGTCAAAAATACTATTTCGTAGTGTATTTTTAGGTCTTAAAAATGGGTTTTTGGCTTTGGTCAAAAATACACTTATTTTTTGCGGCTTTTCGATCGTGGTTTAGTCAAATCAAGGCGCACAGTCAAAAGACCGACAGTTTTGAACAGCTTGCTAGTTATGCTAACGATCATCATCACTTTAagacaaatttaatttttgatccattttcgtattttttgtaAGGATACGAGGTATGGCATTCCTCATTTGGACCTTTATTTCTATTGAAGAATTCTAAAAACTGAAAAGTGGGAttcagattttagtcaaaaatattctttttttctgcggtcaaggcgtacagcttcCTAAACCCATCACTTTAggaaaagtttatttttgaccaattttacCCTTTTTGAAACTGAATCTGAGGATATAACGATGCGTATATTTAgcgggtatttgatagtcgtgGCCTTCGCCCGTGGCCTTCTTTCCTGTTTAAATTGGCAAGTGCCGGGGGGCGGAGCGGCGCACCCCCTGACCACTGCCCCCCCTGGCACCCCAACCCCCCTCCGGGCGCCCCTGCGTCCTCATCAACGTGTGCGAACCCTTCAACCCGTTCGTGCGTTTGCTGTCCAGCTTCCTCGGCCTCCTTCAGTGGGTGGTTTTGGGTGGTTTGGGTGGTTTTGGGTGTTTGCGGATGGGTTCCGAGATGGGTGGTGGCTTCTGATGGTGGCCAGTAGGTGGGCTTAATTTAAGcgggttttattttttctcaATTCCTCTCCCCGTTCGCTCTCTTTTTTACATGCCTTTCGCTTCTccgttttattttgttgtgttttttcgtgttttttatttgattttgcttcgtatttttattttttttggggtgGCTCtctgcctgtgtgtgtgtgtgtgtgtgtgtgtgtgtgtgtgtgtgtgttaatCTCGTTATGTTGTCCTTTGTTTGAAATGCCCGCTGTTGCAGCGCTGCTGCGTCGCAGTCGACGTCGCTGCTGTAACtctttcgttttatttttctatacaatttaatatatatatgtatataatgtAAGTatgttgtatttattttttctggcGTCGTCCAagttaaacaattttaattgaattttgacAAAAATAGGGGAAACCATTTATTCACGTTAAGAAAAGGGCTGGAGAGTTGGCCATTCGAAGTTGGGGCACACGTGTAAGCAAATAAGTAGCAAGTAGAAAGTATTTCGGGGGAATTTAAGGAAAAGTATTGCCCATGTCTTGAAGAAAATCACACTCACTTGATCTTAACAAAAAACCTTCAAATTACATTagctataatatatattaattattttttttaacaaacaaTGTACTAAATCGTTGTGAagttgcatttatttttacttaGCCATCTGTATTCGATTagcatttaaaaaaagcaGAGCTGGACATTTTTGGGGTCTCTAGGTCTGATTAATTGGTTTTGGAGCAAATGAAAAGACTTACCAGAACTCAAAAcaatatcaaataaaaatcTAAACGTTCTTTGGTATTTTCTGAAAATTGtagataaataaaatttaagatGTATCTTCATAAATATTGTAATACTAGATCATTGAGATAAAAGTAGTAATTGAACAGCAAAAAACAAACTActtatctttaaaatattacttaCAATTGAATTTCATTGATTAAAGTATTTATTCGATTAGGTGCTAC includes these proteins:
- the LOC119557445 gene encoding protamine-like protein 99C translates to MDGKKRRNALQTRVYNFKKVARVTNNGFLNFLRQYKKAHCGVSPKDMVRFGARQWNQLTLDDQDFYKNLTEPVTVIKSAPQSQGGNPGKSEREKRTTVRSPSARERESKNKKKWKPSKSIKRRPSPVLRTLDPCRLGSAVAKINFVRKFQRENNDLTASDLVKKSTHLWVRLHGRQRQQYESPLCRINMCKFKANKVL
- the LOC119557470 gene encoding protamine-like protein 99C isoform X1, which codes for MDGTKPRNDIQAPVYKFQKVARMTNNGYLNFLTEYKKMFCGLSPKDMVRFGARQWNQLTLKEKELFKNTKDPVTVTKSAPQELENQSQGENPGKSDRLKCSPVRSPSARERESKNKKKGKPSKSKSIKKRPSLVLKTLDPSRLGSAVAFIHFMRKFQKKNNNLKANDLLNKGTRLWCRLHGSQRQQYESPLWVVRTG
- the LOC119557470 gene encoding protamine-like protein 99C isoform X2, with amino-acid sequence MDGTKPRNDIQAPVYKFQKVARMTNNGYLNFLTEYKKMFCGLSPKDMVRFGARQWNQLTLKEKELFKNTDPVTVTKSAPQELENQSQGENPGKSDRLKCSPVRSPSARERESKNKKKGKPSKSKSIKKRPSLVLKTLDPSRLGSAVAFIHFMRKFQKKNNNLKANDLLNKGTRLWCRLHGSQRQQYESPLWVVRTG